From Coffea arabica cultivar ET-39 chromosome 2e, Coffea Arabica ET-39 HiFi, whole genome shotgun sequence, the proteins below share one genomic window:
- the LOC113728889 gene encoding UPF0481 protein At3g47200-like, producing MSKDRCKRVTTQIDLKLSGMSNSTTTEQRIFRVHHRLRSQNEEAYEPQMFSIGPYHCGKRSLEEGQTHKLRYLKELLSRTGESSAEKYIEALTNLEDKARGWYAEDDLIGLGADEFVEMMCLDGCFIIEFFRKFGAKYGTVDVNYLPKADDPIFQKRWIMGSLLRDILLFENQLPFFILVQLFDMTKPPGGAIEANLVDLATFPESPLHSFFPGEKPESFTNPTTVLGDRDAQHVVHLLHLVHECWCWSFAAKLRAPADVEIQGNRVSRVVYSTRGGNLEHIESASELRQTGIKFEKAKQSVSWLDITFERGVMKIPPLYVHDVTECVLRNLIAYEMYTLNGPWDRKYVLDYVTFMDSLIDSSSDVEKLRSRKIMTKWLGDDEAISSVFNKLGKEVEFDQGNRLFCYWKVFQRVNEYSSSRWNTWRAHLLRNYFNNPWSIISFLAALVLLFLTLVATISSILQYTDQPNCICKSS from the coding sequence ATGTCCAAAGACAGATGTAAACGAGTGACTACTCAAATTGATCTAAAGCTTTCAGGGATGTCAAATTCAACCACTACTGAGCAAAGGATCTTCAGAGTCCATCACAGACTTCGAAGTCAGAATGAAGAGGCATACGAACCACAGATGTTTTCCATTGGACCTTATCATTGCGGTAAGAGGTCCTTGGAAGAAGGGCAGACGCATAAGCTGAGGTACTTGAAAGAGCTTCTTTCTCGGACAGGCGAGTCAAGTGCTGAGAAATACATCGAGGCCTTGACAAATCTTGAAGACAAAGCTCGAGGGTGGTATGCAGAGGACGACCTGATCGGTCTTGGTGCTGATGAATTTGTAGAAATGATGTGTCTTGACGGGTGCTTTATCATTGAGTTCTTCAGGAAATTCGGTGCTAAGTATGGCACAGTTGATGTTAATTATCTCCCCAAAGCAGATGATCCCATTTTCCAAAAGCGTTGGATAATGGGATCTTTGCTCAGGGACATATTATTGTTTGAAAATCAGCTGCCCTTTTTCATCCTTGTTCAATTGTTTGACATGACCAAGCCACCAGGTGGTGCTATAGAAGCGAACCTAGTTGATCTTGCCACTTTCCCTGAATCCCCTCTACATTCCTTTTTCCCTGGTGAAAAACCTGAATCATTCACAAATCCTACCACAGTTCTTGGAGATCGTGATGCACAGCATGTAGTTCATCTTCTTCACCTCGTGCACGAATGCTGGTGCTGGTCATTCGCTGCAAAACTAAGGGCGCCGGCTGATGTTGAAATCCAAGGAAACAGGGTTTCACGAGTCGTTTACTCCACAAGGGGCGGGAATTTGGAGCATATAGAGTCTGCAAGCGAGCTACGACAAACAGGAATCAAGTTTGAGAAGGCTAAGCAAAGTGTATCGTGGCTCGATATTACTTTTGAAAGAGGGGTAATGAAAATCCCGCCTTTGTACGTTCATGATGTTACAGAATGTGTTCTGAGAAACTTAATCGCCTACGAGATGTACACGCTTAATGGACCCTGGGATAGGAAATATGTACTCGATTACGTGACGTTCATGGATAGTCTCATCGATTCCTCGAGCGATGTTGAAAAGCTTCGAAGCAGGAAAATTATGACCAAGTGGCTAGGCGATGATGAAGCGATTTCATCTGTGTTTAACAAACTGGGAAAGGAAGTTGAGTTTGATCAAGGCAACAGGCTCTTCTGCTACTGGAAAGTTTTCCAGCGAGTGAACGAGTATTCTAGCAGCCGTTGGAATACCTGGAGGGCTCATCTGCTAAGGAATTATTTCAACAATCCATGGTCCATCATTTCATTTCTTGCTGCCCTGGTGTTGCTGTTTCTCACTCTTGTAGCTACCATATCTTCCATCCTACAATATACAGACCAGCCAAACTGTATATGTAAATCGTCCTAG
- the LOC113732279 gene encoding protein TEEBE, with protein sequence MAVNISLSLSFCFLFISSAFAAPRPIHTPKPVRTPLEGLLPNGNFEDPIKPSDIKKTTLIGKYALPKWEISGKVEYIHGGPQPGGMYFAVAHGVHAVRLGNDASISQTIPVKIGTLYALTFGASKTCAQNEVLRVSVPPQTGDLPLQTLYSSNGGDTYGFGFIPNTNYAKITFHNPGIQEDPACGPLLDAVAIKELSPPKPTRANLVKNGDFEEGPYRLINSSHGVLLPPSQEDRTSPLPGWIIESLKAVKFIDAMHFNVPSGRAAIELLGGRESVIAQIIRTVPNKEYNLTFSVGDGKNGCHGSMMVEAFAARSTLKVPFQSVGKGQYKTVSFKFTAISARTRLTFFSSFYHTKIDDYGALCGPVLDNVKAVTAKF encoded by the exons ATGGCAGTGAACATTTCTCTCTCGCTTTCTTTCTGCTTTCTCTTCATATCCTCTGCCTTTGCAGCTCCTAGACCTATACATACTCCTAAACCTGTTCGTACACCTCTTGAAG GACTTCTCCCAAATGGCAACTTTGAGGATCCAATAAAGCCATCTGACATCAAGAAAACAACGCTGATAGGAAAATATGCACTGCCCAAATGGGAGATCTCAGGCAAGGTTGAGTACATTCATGGAGGGCCACAACCAGGTGGGATGTACTTTGCAGTTGCACATGGTGTCCATGCAGTTAGGCTTGGGAATGACGCCTCAATTTCTCAGACAATTCCTGTGAAAATTGGAACCCTTTATGCACTCACATTTGGGGCTTCAAAAACTTGTGCTCAAAATGAGGTCTTGAGGGTTTCAGTGCCACCTCAAACAGGGGATCTTCCATTGCAGACTCTGTATAGCAGCAATGGTGGTGATACCTATGGTTTTGGTTTCATTCCCAATACCAATTATGCAAAGATTACCTTTCACAATCCTGGGATTCAAGAGGATCCTGCTTGCGGGCCACTTTTGGATGCCGTTGCCATCAAAGAACTTTCCCCACCTAAGCCCACAAGAG CGAACTTGGTTAAGAACGGTGATTTTGAGGAGGGTCCTTATCGGCTAATTAACTCTTCCCATGGTGTCCTCCTCCCTCCAAGCCAGGAAGACAGGACATCTCCACTTCCTGGATGGATTATCGAATCACTGAAGGCCGTCAAATTCATTGATGCCATGCATTTCAATGTCCCGAGTGGACGTGCAGCAATAGAACTTCTTGGAGGGAGGGAGAGTGTGATTGCACAGATTATTAGAACAGTGCCTAACAAGGAATACAATCTTACATTCAGCGTAGGGGATGGAAAGAATGGCTGCCATGGATCAATGATGGTTGAAGCATTTGCTGCAAGGTCTACATTGAAAGTTCCGTTTCAATCCGTAGGAAAGGGTCAGTACAAGACTGTTAGTTTCAAATTCACAGCCATTTCAGCCAGGACAAGATTAACTTTCTTCAGCTCTTTTTACCACACTAAGATTGATGACTACGGAGCTCTCTGCGGCCCTGTTCTTGATAATGTCAAGGCGGTCACTGCTAAATTTTGA
- the LOC113732280 gene encoding cytochrome b5 domain-containing protein RLF-like has translation MIANDDDFTFCQVGVNEDKDAIDAQNVVENISGLRIQDESVNDHDSGQASGILWNDKLPRTTASSKEERKGSLSFSVIDTSSGDKVNQHVSQSEVENAGSSAKASQGQKTATRKPAQRNKVPFEKGYSQMDWMRLTRMHPDLAGLNGQSNGRLVSLNEVKQHQNEDSMWTVLKGHVYNIAPYMKFHPGGVDMLMKAVGKDCTSLFNKYHPWVNAEFLLEKCLVGTLQDGH, from the exons ATGATTGCTAATGATGATGATTTTACCTTTTGTCAA GTTGGTGTTAATGAGGATAAAGATGCAATTGATGCACAAAATGTAGTTGAAAATATTAGTGGCCTCAGAATACAAGATGAGTCGGTGAATGACCATGATTCTGGTCAGGCCAGTGGCATACTATGGAATGATAAGTTGCCTCGTACCACTGCTTcatcaaaggaagaaagaaaaggatcgCTGTCTTTCAGTGTAATTGATACATCTTCCGGCGATAAAGTGAACCAACATGTTAGCCAAAGTGAAGTTGAAAATGCAGGAAGTTCAGCTAAGGCTTCACAGGGACAGAAGACTGCTACAAGGAAGCCTGCACAGCGGAATAAGGTTCCATTTGAGAAGGGTTATAGCCAGATGGATTGGATGAGACTCACTAGAATGCATCCTGATCTGGCAG GGTTAAATGGACAATCCAACGGGAGACTTGTTTCGTTGAATGAAGTCAAACAACACCAAAATGAGGACTCCATGTGGACAGTTCTTAAAGGTCATGTCTACAACATAGCTCCATACATGAAATTTCACCCAGGAG GTGTTGATATGCTGATGAAAGCGGTTGGCAAGGATTGCACATCTTTGTTCA ATAAATACCATCCTTGGGTTAATGCTGAATTTTTACTGGAAAAGTGTCTTGTGGGCACTTTACAGGATGGCCATTGA